In Syntrophobacterales bacterium, the sequence CCTGGTCATCAGCATCACGATGCCGCCCTTGCTCGGAACCGGACCACCGCTCAGCGACGTGCCGGAACCGCGGGCAATCAACAGAATATCATTTTGATGGGCGAACTGCGCGATATGGGAAACCTCTGCCGCCGACTCCGGAATAACTACAAAGTCGGGCTTCCCCTTGATCAGGGAGGCATCATAGCCGTATATCTGCAGCTCCATTTCCGATGTCAGCACATCGTCTTTTCCGACTATTTTTTCCAGTTCGGTAATGATTCTTTCTTTTTCCATGACGATCCCTCTTAAGGTCATTTGCTACAAGCCATCCCTGATGAACTCATCAGAAGTCAATTTTCCCCTCCCCAACGGAGGGAATTAAGGGGGGGGAAAAATTACATCCGGACATACAGCCCCTTATCACCCCCACCCTGCCCCTCCCCCTGCACGGGGGAGGGAATTTGCGACTTTTTGCGAGCCCGTTATCCCTGAACACAGAAGCCCTATGAACAATCAGCGACATACCAACATAACCTGCTGCGTTGAATTGGAAAAGAGCGAAGCGATAACTAAATAACCAGTATCACTTCGCCCCTCTTTACCAAACAGCCGTTCCTTCCCGATAGAACAGGGGGAAAAAACATTGGCCCAATCGGCTATTATTTCGTATCCTAAAAGAAATCACTCCGTCGCCCTCATTACTTCTTGCGCATTGCTTCCATCTCGGAAATCTCTTTCATCGTCGCCAGAATCTGCCGGGCATTATCATAGACCGGCGTATCAACCATCTTGCCGTTGAAGGAAACAGCGGCGGCGCCTTTGGCAAGGCCCTCTTCCTCGAATACCTTCACGACGCCGGTTGCCCAGACGACATCATCGGCGGAAGGCATGTAAAGCTTGTGGGAGGGCTCAATCTGGCTGGGATGGATCAGCATTCTTCCCTCATACCCCATCTGCCGACCTTCGAGAACGCTCTTTTCAAACGCCTCCATATTCTTGAAATCGACAAAAGGGCAGTCAATCGCAACACAACCGGCGGCGCGGGCGGCCACGGCGGTAAAGTAACGGCCATAAAGCTGCTCTGTGCCCTCGGAGGTTAGTTTCACCCGCATATCCTTCGTGTAATCCACCGCCCCGAAGATCAGGGAGTTGACCCGCTTGCTCGCAACGGCGGAATGGTATGCATGGATCATCCCCTTGGCCGTCTCGATCAAAAGCTGAATCGCTACTGTTCCAACCGGAATGCCGCGCCTTCTTTCGAGCTCCTCGAGTTTCCAGTCCAAACGCTTTACATTGTCCGGCTCGCCGGTTTTCGCCAGGCAGACGCCGGCGAGCCCCTCATGAACAACCGCTTCCAGATCGTCATTGGTCATCAGGGTTTCCCAGTTGTTGATCCGGACATACACCTTGGAGCCGCCGGTTCCGGCAAATTTCAGATTCTCCCTTACCACCTCGCGCGCCCGCACC encodes:
- a CDS encoding CoA ester lyase — translated: MTVMRSVFYIPGNNEKMVGKAPETGADIVTLDLEDSVPPAEKVRAREVVRENLKFAGTGGSKVYVRINNWETLMTNDDLEAVVHEGLAGVCLAKTGEPDNVKRLDWKLEELERRRGIPVGTVAIQLLIETAKGMIHAYHSAVASKRVNSLIFGAVDYTKDMRVKLTSEGTEQLYGRYFTAVAARAAGCVAIDCPFVDFKNMEAFEKSVLEGRQMGYEGRMLIHPSQIEPSHKLYMPSADDVVWATGVVKVFEEEGLAKGAAAVSFNGKMVDTPVYDNARQILATMKEISEMEAMRKK